One Solidesulfovibrio fructosivorans JJ] DNA segment encodes these proteins:
- a CDS encoding phage terminase large subunit, whose protein sequence is MRHFDDIPANPARHGDRIVIDYKPQPRQAALHACPANEILFGGAAGPGKSHALRFEALLSCLRVPGLRAFLFRRTQPELERNHVLPALSQFPKASGAFRASKSRFEFINGSILSFCSCHREADVFAYQGAEIHLLLIDELTHFTEFMYDYLRGRLRCTLEAPPEMRHKIPGIVCASNPGGVGHAFVKARFVDFAPPMTPRRAPDAEGGMLRCHIPGRLADNAILLARDPGYAKRLDALPEPYRTAYRDGDWDVFMGQAFAFSRRLHVVKPRPVPETAPLFMTFDWGYGAPFSVGWWWVDGEGRLLRFAEWYGTNGSPNQGLRLTDSRIADGIRERETRHGIAGRAITRLAGPDCFAKKPDYRGGGQGPSTAEVFAAAGVFLAPGDPSRTAKIRQFHERLRPRDHGPPMLQVYDVCEHFIRTIPLLVTDRRNVEDIDTTGEDHIYDEACHVCMARPLAPGGGETETRPAARIIDAVTAVQDGQEMP, encoded by the coding sequence TTGCGACATTTTGACGATATACCGGCAAATCCCGCGCGCCATGGCGATCGCATCGTCATCGATTACAAGCCCCAGCCGCGCCAGGCCGCACTGCACGCCTGCCCAGCCAACGAAATCCTTTTCGGGGGCGCGGCCGGCCCCGGCAAAAGCCATGCCCTGCGCTTCGAGGCCCTGCTTTCCTGCCTGCGGGTGCCGGGGCTTCGGGCCTTTCTCTTTCGCCGCACCCAGCCCGAATTGGAGCGCAACCATGTTCTGCCGGCCCTGTCCCAGTTCCCCAAGGCCAGCGGCGCCTTTCGCGCCTCCAAGAGCCGCTTCGAATTCATCAACGGCTCGATCCTGTCCTTTTGCAGCTGCCACCGGGAAGCGGACGTCTTCGCCTACCAGGGTGCGGAGATCCATCTGCTGCTCATCGACGAGCTGACCCATTTTACCGAATTCATGTACGATTATTTGCGGGGCCGGCTGCGCTGCACCCTCGAAGCGCCTCCCGAAATGCGCCACAAGATTCCGGGCATCGTCTGCGCCTCCAACCCCGGCGGCGTGGGGCATGCTTTCGTCAAGGCCCGGTTCGTGGACTTTGCCCCGCCCATGACGCCACGGCGCGCCCCGGATGCGGAAGGGGGCATGCTGCGCTGCCACATTCCGGGAAGGCTTGCCGACAACGCCATCCTGCTCGCCCGGGACCCGGGCTATGCCAAACGCCTCGACGCCCTGCCCGAACCGTACCGCACGGCCTACCGCGACGGCGACTGGGACGTGTTCATGGGCCAGGCCTTCGCCTTTTCCAGGCGGCTGCATGTGGTCAAACCCAGGCCCGTGCCGGAGACGGCCCCGCTTTTCATGACTTTCGACTGGGGCTACGGCGCGCCCTTTTCCGTGGGCTGGTGGTGGGTGGACGGGGAAGGGAGGCTTTTGCGCTTCGCCGAGTGGTACGGCACCAACGGCTCGCCCAATCAGGGCCTGCGCCTGACCGATTCGCGCATCGCCGACGGCATCCGCGAGCGCGAAACCCGCCACGGCATCGCCGGCCGGGCCATAACGAGGCTGGCCGGGCCGGACTGTTTCGCCAAAAAACCCGATTATCGCGGCGGCGGCCAGGGCCCGAGCACGGCCGAAGTCTTTGCCGCGGCGGGCGTGTTCCTGGCCCCGGGCGATCCCTCGCGCACGGCCAAGATCCGCCAGTTCCACGAGCGGCTGCGCCCCCGCGACCACGGCCCGCCCATGCTCCAGGTCTACGACGTGTGCGAGCACTTCATCCGCACCATCCCGCTTCTGGTCACGGACCGGCGCAATGTGGAGGACATCGACACCACCGGCGAGGACCACATCTACGACGAAGCCTGCCATGTGTGCATGGCCCGGCCCCTGGCCCCGGGGGGCGGGGAAACCGAAACACGGCCGGCGGCCCGGATCATAGACGCCGTGACCGCCGTCCAGGACGGACAGGAGATGCCATGA
- a CDS encoding terminase small subunit, whose protein sequence is MSKSGRETRLTDRQRRFVEEYLVDLRPAAAALRAGYNAKYAVAAGNRVKNLPHVRAAIEEAMGERSKRLGITQDRVVLELARIAFADIREFVDWDAGGVTLRASRELTPDQTACVAEIVENAGKAGKGLRIKLHGKTQALAALARHLGGREAAEEASGARPVTVVTCVPPPDPLPETSSEAARGDGGNSCAS, encoded by the coding sequence ATGAGCAAATCCGGGCGGGAAACCCGCCTGACGGACCGGCAACGCCGCTTCGTCGAGGAATATCTGGTCGACCTGCGCCCGGCGGCGGCGGCGCTGCGGGCCGGTTACAACGCGAAATACGCCGTCGCGGCCGGCAACCGGGTCAAAAACCTGCCCCACGTCCGCGCCGCCATCGAGGAGGCCATGGGAGAGCGCAGCAAACGCCTCGGCATCACCCAGGACCGGGTGGTGTTGGAACTGGCCCGCATCGCCTTTGCCGATATCAGGGAATTCGTGGACTGGGACGCGGGCGGCGTCACGCTTCGGGCCTCGCGGGAGCTTACGCCCGATCAGACCGCCTGCGTGGCCGAGATCGTGGAAAATGCCGGCAAAGCGGGCAAGGGGTTGCGCATCAAGCTCCACGGCAAGACCCAGGCCCTGGCCGCCCTGGCCCGGCATCTGGGCGGACGCGAAGCCGCCGAAGAAGCCTCCGGCGCGCGCCCCGTCACCGTGGTCACCTGCGTGCCGCCGCCCGATCCCCTGCCCGAAACGTCGTCGGAAGCCGCCAGGGGTGACGGGGGGAACTCTTGCGCATCATAG
- a CDS encoding flavodoxin family protein, with protein MAKKCLFFDGLGQSDAAKDVFRGLLRETAQEAGYVLDVVDVERLCVSPCKGCFGCWIKTPGRCLIDDPCRELAGRLIASDAVVFASPIVFGGLSGQMKTVLERCVLPTLLPFFRKVEGRTRHPLRYGRNPDVISLGWLPHRDVEQERLFQGLLDRNAANLGSARKASCVVQADATPETWRAKLKQAFSFGQRPAPTTRPTIVICNGSPKRAGSVSGMLGGYLAKCLSDRGARTETVSLLEAAEKAEVFDRLVTLVEQADGVALAFPLYGDFLPGHVTAVLSQLAALGPGTAATRQTGFVAIANCGFPEARNNDAALEGCRLAASQLGFAWLGGVSVGGGGFYTGRELEKLGFMGRRARQALEEKAALLVDEATQNDLSSPNIQVPCPMPGRLYLRIAEMGWKKSLRTGDKTSDPYARPYEKR; from the coding sequence ATGGCAAAAAAATGTTTGTTTTTTGACGGGCTCGGGCAGTCTGACGCGGCAAAAGACGTGTTTCGCGGCCTGTTGCGGGAAACGGCCCAAGAGGCCGGCTATGTCCTGGATGTGGTCGATGTGGAACGTCTTTGCGTGTCACCCTGCAAGGGCTGCTTCGGCTGTTGGATCAAGACGCCCGGCCGGTGCCTGATCGACGACCCGTGCCGGGAGCTTGCCGGCCGGCTGATCGCGTCCGATGCGGTTGTCTTCGCCTCGCCCATTGTCTTTGGCGGATTGTCCGGACAGATGAAGACGGTCCTCGAGCGTTGCGTGCTCCCCACCCTGCTGCCGTTTTTCCGCAAGGTCGAGGGCCGTACGCGACATCCCCTGCGCTACGGCCGCAATCCCGACGTCATCAGCCTTGGCTGGTTGCCGCACCGGGATGTCGAGCAGGAGCGCCTTTTTCAAGGGCTTTTGGATCGCAATGCGGCCAATCTGGGTTCTGCCCGCAAAGCGTCATGCGTTGTCCAGGCGGATGCGACCCCGGAAACCTGGCGCGCGAAGCTCAAACAGGCCTTTTCCTTTGGCCAACGCCCCGCTCCCACCACGCGGCCCACAATCGTCATCTGCAACGGTTCGCCGAAACGCGCCGGCAGCGTTTCCGGCATGCTCGGCGGTTATCTGGCGAAATGCCTGTCCGACCGGGGCGCGCGAACGGAAACCGTGAGCCTCTTGGAAGCCGCCGAAAAGGCGGAGGTTTTCGATCGGCTCGTCACGCTGGTGGAGCAGGCGGACGGCGTTGCCCTTGCCTTTCCGCTCTACGGCGATTTTCTGCCGGGCCATGTGACGGCTGTCCTCAGCCAGCTGGCCGCGCTTGGCCCCGGAACCGCCGCCACCCGGCAAACCGGCTTTGTGGCCATCGCCAACTGCGGCTTTCCCGAAGCGCGCAATAACGACGCCGCCCTGGAAGGATGCCGACTGGCGGCGTCGCAACTGGGTTTCGCTTGGCTGGGCGGGGTGTCCGTCGGCGGAGGCGGATTCTATACGGGCCGGGAACTGGAAAAGCTCGGTTTCATGGGACGTCGCGCCCGGCAGGCCCTGGAGGAAAAAGCGGCGCTCCTCGTCGACGAGGCAACCCAAAACGATCTGTCCAGCCCCAATATCCAGGTGCCCTGCCCCATGCCCGGCCGGCTCTATCTGCGCATCGCCGAGATGGGTTGGAAAAAGTCCCTCCGCACGGGCGACAAAACCTCCGACCCCTACGCACGCCCGTATGAGAAGAGATGA
- a CDS encoding SHOCT domain-containing protein has protein sequence MWGCFNSFPFSSFGGGFPFFGLIVLVVIVIAAIWVIRTLIPDSHPRQNARADRDDALRILRVRLAEGSISEEEFERLKRAVES, from the coding sequence ATGTGGGGTTGTTTCAATTCATTCCCGTTTTCTTCTTTCGGAGGCGGTTTCCCCTTTTTCGGGCTGATCGTGCTGGTGGTGATCGTGATCGCGGCCATCTGGGTCATCCGGACCCTGATTCCCGATTCGCACCCCCGACAAAACGCCCGGGCCGACCGCGACGACGCGCTGCGCATCCTGCGCGTCCGACTGGCCGAGGGCAGCATCTCCGAGGAAGAGTTCGAACGCCTCAAGCGTGCCGTCGAATCCTAA
- the ilvD gene encoding dihydroxy-acid dehydratase yields the protein MRSSQFKSGLEKAPHRSLLYALGLTREEMERPLIGIVNSANEVVPGHIHLNTIAEAVKAGVRHAGGTPMAFPVIGVCDGLAMNHDGMHFSLVSREIIADSIEIMAMAHPFDALVMIPNCDKVVPGMLMAMLRLNIPSIIVSGGPMMAGSTPDGSCDLIDVFEAVGKFKRGAIDAEKLDELEQNACPGCGSCSGMFTANSMNCLSESVGLGLPGNGTIPAVTAKRVRLAKTAGMRVMDLLAKNIRPRDIVTEKSIENAVTMDMALGCSTNTVLHLPAVFAEAGLSLTLDIFDKISRKTPNLCKLSPAGHHYLSDLETAGGIPAVMSALAAKGLLNLDVMTATGKTLGENLDDLKARVKNPDVIRADAPYANEGGIAILRGSLAPDGAVVKQSAVAPEMMRHTGPARVFDSEETANEAILGGKIKAGDVVVIRYEGPQGGPGMREMLSPTSNIMGMGLGASVALITDGRFSGGTRGAAIGHVSPEAADGGPIALVHEGDTVEIDIPGRKLELKVDAAELDKRRAAWKRPQKEITSPLLRRYAAQVKSAAQGAIYKDPKKG from the coding sequence ATGCGCAGCTCGCAATTCAAATCAGGATTGGAAAAGGCTCCCCACCGTTCCCTGCTCTACGCCCTGGGGCTCACCCGGGAAGAGATGGAGCGTCCGCTTATCGGCATCGTCAATTCGGCCAACGAGGTCGTACCCGGCCATATCCACCTGAACACCATTGCCGAGGCGGTCAAGGCCGGGGTGCGCCACGCCGGCGGCACGCCCATGGCTTTTCCGGTCATCGGCGTGTGCGATGGGCTGGCCATGAACCACGACGGCATGCACTTTTCCCTGGTCAGCCGCGAGATCATTGCCGATTCCATCGAAATCATGGCCATGGCCCATCCCTTCGACGCCCTGGTCATGATCCCCAACTGCGACAAGGTCGTGCCGGGCATGCTCATGGCCATGCTGCGCCTCAACATCCCGTCGATCATCGTCAGCGGCGGCCCCATGATGGCCGGTTCCACGCCGGACGGCTCCTGCGACCTCATCGACGTGTTCGAGGCCGTGGGCAAATTCAAGCGCGGGGCCATCGACGCGGAAAAGCTCGACGAGCTGGAACAAAACGCCTGCCCGGGCTGCGGCTCCTGCTCGGGTATGTTCACGGCCAATTCCATGAACTGCCTGTCGGAGTCGGTGGGCCTCGGGCTTCCCGGCAACGGCACCATCCCGGCCGTGACCGCCAAGCGGGTGCGGCTGGCCAAGACCGCCGGCATGCGCGTCATGGACCTTTTGGCCAAAAACATCCGGCCGCGCGACATCGTGACCGAGAAGAGCATCGAAAACGCCGTGACCATGGACATGGCGCTCGGCTGCTCCACCAATACCGTGCTGCACCTGCCGGCGGTCTTCGCCGAGGCGGGCCTGTCGCTGACCCTCGACATCTTCGACAAGATTTCGCGTAAGACGCCGAATCTCTGCAAGCTCTCCCCGGCCGGCCACCATTACCTGAGCGACCTCGAGACCGCGGGCGGCATTCCGGCCGTCATGAGCGCCCTGGCCGCCAAGGGGCTGCTCAACCTCGACGTCATGACCGCCACCGGCAAGACCCTTGGCGAGAACCTGGACGACCTCAAGGCGCGGGTCAAAAATCCGGACGTCATCCGAGCCGACGCCCCCTACGCCAACGAGGGCGGCATCGCCATCCTGCGCGGCTCCCTGGCCCCGGACGGCGCCGTGGTCAAACAGTCGGCCGTGGCTCCGGAAATGATGCGCCACACCGGCCCGGCCCGGGTCTTCGACAGCGAGGAGACGGCCAACGAAGCCATCCTCGGCGGCAAGATCAAGGCCGGCGACGTGGTGGTCATCCGTTACGAAGGCCCGCAAGGCGGCCCCGGCATGCGCGAGATGCTCTCCCCCACTTCCAACATCATGGGCATGGGCCTCGGCGCGTCCGTGGCGCTCATTACCGACGGCCGCTTCAGCGGCGGCACGCGCGGCGCGGCCATCGGCCACGTTTCGCCCGAGGCGGCCGACGGCGGCCCCATCGCCCTGGTCCACGAGGGCGACACCGTGGAAATCGATATCCCGGGCCGCAAGCTCGAACTCAAGGTCGACGCGGCCGAGCTGGATAAACGCCGCGCCGCCTGGAAACGGCCGCAAAAGGAAATCACCTCGCCCCTGCTTCGCCGCTACGCCGCACAGGTCAAATCCGCCGCCCAGGGCGCGATCTATAAAGATCCGAAGAAGGGATAG
- a CDS encoding ABC-type transport auxiliary lipoprotein family protein, producing the protein MKRFSHVAVWIVFSLILAASLAGCFGKPPPPQQYLRVDLGQGPCPGSANAQQRLPLGIKPLKALENLDRTAVLTAHDNVLTASLQYYWEGAPQDLVGQALRHGIECQSASLTPVDYQPRVTHDAVLTGQLTAFNVDETDGGRFVVSIHLDLWSRNLGTRISSGDFNAYAPLDNFSGDAVANAASDALGRIVPKVVAWLDGGLPRIQKFMRQQ; encoded by the coding sequence TTCAGCCTGATCCTGGCCGCGAGCCTTGCCGGATGTTTCGGCAAGCCGCCGCCGCCCCAGCAATACCTGCGGGTGGATCTGGGCCAAGGCCCCTGCCCCGGTTCCGCCAATGCCCAGCAGCGCCTGCCCCTCGGGATCAAGCCGCTCAAGGCCCTGGAGAACCTGGATCGCACCGCGGTCCTGACCGCCCACGACAATGTGCTGACCGCGAGCCTCCAGTACTACTGGGAAGGCGCGCCCCAGGACCTGGTGGGACAGGCCCTGCGCCACGGCATCGAATGCCAGTCCGCGAGCCTGACCCCGGTCGATTACCAGCCGCGCGTGACCCATGACGCGGTCCTGACCGGCCAGCTCACCGCGTTCAACGTGGACGAAACCGATGGCGGCCGGTTCGTGGTGTCGATCCACCTTGACCTGTGGTCCCGGAATCTGGGAACGCGTATTTCCAGCGGGGACTTCAACGCCTATGCGCCGCTGGACAATTTCAGCGGCGACGCCGTGGCCAATGCGGCCTCCGATGCCCTGGGCCGGATCGTGCCCAAGGTCGTGGCCTGGCTCGACGGCGGTCTGCCGCGCATCCAGAAATTCATGCGACAGCAATGA
- a CDS encoding TetR/AcrR family transcriptional regulator, whose amino-acid sequence MHDDAYHHGNLRKALLDAGERLLERDGGGGLSLRDLARTAGVSHAAPYRHFASKSDLLAALATRGFDRLHDKLDNISADANLDARGQFLASCKCYIDLGVAWPAMYRLMFGDAARLDHSNPELREAGKGAFDSLVASIVRGQEAGFFRQGPPHVLAVTVWSLVHGLTDLAIAGQLSMDCDLAPDGEDVSDAACALLLSGLALPDRHP is encoded by the coding sequence ATGCATGACGACGCCTATCACCACGGCAATCTACGGAAGGCTTTGCTCGATGCCGGCGAACGGCTGCTGGAGCGGGACGGAGGAGGGGGCCTCAGCCTGCGGGACCTGGCCCGCACGGCCGGCGTGAGCCATGCCGCGCCATATCGGCACTTCGCCTCCAAGTCCGACCTGCTGGCCGCTTTGGCGACGCGCGGTTTCGACCGGCTGCATGACAAGCTGGACAATATCTCGGCCGATGCGAACCTGGACGCCCGGGGGCAATTCCTGGCGTCTTGCAAATGCTACATCGACCTCGGCGTCGCGTGGCCGGCCATGTACCGGCTCATGTTCGGCGACGCCGCGCGGCTGGACCACTCGAACCCGGAATTGCGGGAAGCGGGGAAGGGGGCCTTCGACTCGCTGGTCGCGTCCATCGTACGGGGCCAGGAAGCGGGTTTTTTCCGCCAGGGACCGCCCCATGTCCTGGCCGTGACCGTGTGGTCCCTGGTCCATGGGCTGACGGATTTGGCCATCGCGGGGCAATTGTCGATGGATTGCGACCTTGCCCCGGATGGCGAGGACGTCAGCGACGCGGCCTGCGCCTTGCTGCTCAGCGGTCTTGCGCTTCCCGACCGGCACCCCTGA
- the bla gene encoding class A beta-lactamase, giving the protein MQLTGPWHAAAAGDASLTRQIASLEQRAHGHLGVALLNASGALAFTYRGQERFPFCSTFKFLVAAAVLQKSLADPALLDTRIRYGEGDLLSYAPVTRKNVARGMTVAELCAAALQVSDNTAANLLIRQLGGTRAVNAFARSLGDTAFRLDHLEPDLNAAIPGDPHDTSTPEAMARSMREIALGKVLGPAQRDRFVAWIKGNTTGDTSIRAGVPPGWTVGDKTGGGAYGTSNDVAVIWPPHGKPIVLAIYFTQQQKDAPARRDVLADAARLVVKHFLGE; this is encoded by the coding sequence ATGCAGCTGACCGGCCCTTGGCATGCCGCTGCCGCCGGGGACGCGTCCTTAACGCGCCAAATCGCCTCCCTTGAGCAGCGCGCCCATGGCCATCTCGGCGTCGCCCTTCTCAATGCCTCGGGCGCTCTTGCCTTCACCTACCGCGGCCAGGAACGCTTTCCCTTTTGCAGCACCTTCAAGTTTCTGGTCGCGGCGGCGGTGCTCCAAAAAAGCCTGGCCGACCCGGCGCTGCTCGATACGCGCATCCGCTACGGGGAAGGGGACCTGCTGTCCTATGCGCCGGTGACGCGCAAAAACGTTGCGCGGGGCATGACCGTGGCCGAACTGTGCGCGGCGGCCTTGCAGGTCAGCGACAATACGGCCGCCAATCTGCTCATCCGACAACTCGGCGGCACCCGGGCGGTCAACGCCTTTGCGCGTAGTCTCGGCGACACGGCCTTCCGTCTCGACCACCTCGAACCCGACCTCAACGCCGCCATTCCCGGCGATCCGCACGATACGTCCACGCCCGAGGCCATGGCCCGCTCCATGCGCGAAATCGCCCTGGGCAAGGTCCTTGGGCCCGCGCAACGGGACCGCTTCGTGGCCTGGATCAAAGGCAACACCACGGGCGACACCAGCATCAGAGCCGGCGTGCCGCCCGGCTGGACCGTCGGCGACAAGACCGGAGGCGGCGCTTACGGCACGAGCAACGACGTGGCCGTCATCTGGCCGCCCCACGGCAAGCCGATTGTCCTCGCCATCTACTTCACCCAACAGCAAAAGGACGCGCCAGCCCGTCGGGACGTCCTGGCCGACGCCGCGCGACTGGTCGTAAAGCATTTTTTGGGGGAGTGA
- a CDS encoding DnaJ family domain-containing protein, which translates to MFLQAVSIIAEERIAASMRNGDFENLEGKGKKIVFEDDSMIPEDLRMAYKILKNAGYVPEELTQEKEIITAAELLAAATDEQERYRQMQKLNYLIMKVNARRRRPVNLERDADYYRRVVERVTVRGAGREAQDR; encoded by the coding sequence ATGTTTTTGCAGGCCGTGAGCATCATCGCCGAGGAGCGCATTGCCGCGTCCATGCGCAATGGGGATTTCGAGAACCTCGAGGGCAAGGGCAAGAAGATCGTTTTCGAGGACGATTCCATGATCCCCGAGGACCTGCGCATGGCCTACAAGATCCTCAAAAACGCCGGTTATGTGCCCGAAGAGCTGACCCAGGAAAAAGAGATCATCACGGCCGCCGAGCTGCTTGCCGCCGCAACCGACGAGCAGGAACGCTACCGGCAGATGCAAAAGCTCAATTACTTGATCATGAAGGTCAATGCCCGCCGTCGCCGGCCGGTCAACCTGGAGCGGGACGCGGACTATTACCGCAGGGTGGTGGAACGCGTCACAGTCAGGGGTGCCGGTCGGGAAGCGCAAGACCGCTGA
- a CDS encoding glycosyltransferase family protein → MRILNLHHTAFVPVFRAMGHEVLSLGTTAECDVRLTEALSRNRLGELLAARFPDPDCVFWFDSCEVPWVFGLETLPTLTIGYSVDQYMHPWHVPYSAAFDAFFVAQKDFLPLFTDCPTDRPAFWSPLFCNPRRDRDAQQVRDIPVSFVGTLDGRVNTTRRAFLDAFRQRAPLFATSGSYVPVFQRSRIVLNQSAAGELNFRIFEAMACGATVLTEDTGNGLHDLFTPGENILTYKRGDPADAARVALAALADPHCDDFAAAGKRSVLAHHTITQRAKTILDTAKSLIASRAPAKRLAQLPTTNNEVRKAYAMLAVDEHLPLPDAQRRFFLSMANCAGGKPF, encoded by the coding sequence GTGCGCATCCTGAACCTGCACCATACCGCCTTTGTCCCTGTCTTTCGCGCCATGGGCCACGAGGTGCTCTCGCTCGGCACCACGGCCGAGTGCGACGTGCGGCTCACCGAGGCGCTTTCCCGAAACAGGCTTGGGGAACTGCTCGCCGCCCGCTTTCCCGATCCCGACTGCGTGTTCTGGTTCGATTCCTGCGAAGTGCCCTGGGTTTTCGGTTTGGAGACTTTGCCCACGCTTACCATCGGCTATTCCGTGGACCAGTACATGCACCCCTGGCATGTGCCGTACAGCGCGGCGTTTGACGCCTTTTTCGTGGCGCAAAAGGATTTTCTGCCGCTTTTTACCGACTGCCCGACGGACCGCCCCGCCTTCTGGTCGCCGCTTTTCTGCAATCCCCGGCGCGACAGGGATGCGCAGCAGGTGCGCGATATCCCTGTTTCCTTTGTCGGCACCCTGGATGGCCGGGTCAATACCACCCGACGCGCCTTTCTCGACGCTTTTCGCCAGCGCGCGCCGCTTTTCGCCACTTCCGGCAGCTATGTGCCGGTCTTTCAACGCAGCCGCATCGTGCTGAACCAGAGCGCCGCCGGGGAGCTCAATTTTAGGATTTTCGAGGCCATGGCCTGCGGCGCCACCGTTTTGACCGAGGACACCGGAAACGGCCTGCATGACCTTTTTACGCCCGGGGAGAACATCCTGACCTACAAGCGCGGCGACCCGGCCGATGCCGCCCGCGTGGCGCTTGCCGCTCTGGCCGATCCGCACTGCGACGACTTCGCCGCCGCCGGCAAGCGTTCGGTGCTCGCCCATCACACCATCACCCAACGGGCCAAGACCATCCTCGACACGGCCAAAAGCCTGATCGCTTCCCGCGCCCCGGCCAAACGTCTGGCCCAACTCCCCACGACAAACAACGAGGTGCGCAAGGCCTACGCCATGCTGGCCGTGGACGAGCACCTGCCGCTCCCTGACGCCCAGCGGCGTTTCTTTCTGAGTATGGCAAACTGTGCCGGGGGGAAACCTTTCTGA
- a CDS encoding tetratricopeptide repeat protein, with amino-acid sequence MSEEKKQTTATVSRTAAILGGCLALLVGFYLGFTAHGMMGRQSGAPGVAQAPAPAQPAVDTAMVDRIKAIEKQTQLEPANTAAWTQLGNLYFDSHQPEKAIAAYEKSLTLDPRQPDVLTDQGVMYRDSGQFDKALASFDKAIAINPAHVIAYYNKSVVLEHDKHDKAGAIAALKILAAKNPNATLPSGQTVMQALQELSDK; translated from the coding sequence ATGAGCGAAGAGAAAAAGCAAACAACGGCCACTGTCAGCCGTACCGCCGCCATCCTCGGCGGCTGCCTGGCCCTTTTGGTTGGTTTTTACCTGGGATTCACCGCTCACGGCATGATGGGGCGGCAATCGGGCGCGCCCGGCGTGGCCCAGGCTCCTGCCCCGGCCCAGCCCGCCGTGGATACGGCCATGGTCGACCGCATCAAGGCCATCGAAAAACAGACCCAGCTCGAACCGGCCAATACCGCCGCCTGGACCCAACTCGGCAACCTCTATTTCGACTCCCACCAGCCCGAAAAGGCCATCGCCGCCTACGAAAAATCCCTGACCCTCGACCCGCGCCAGCCCGACGTGCTGACCGACCAGGGCGTCATGTACCGGGATAGCGGCCAGTTCGACAAAGCCCTGGCCAGCTTCGACAAGGCCATCGCCATCAACCCGGCCCACGTGATCGCGTACTACAACAAGAGCGTCGTTCTGGAACACGACAAGCACGACAAGGCCGGCGCGATCGCCGCCCTGAAGATCCTGGCCGCCAAGAATCCCAATGCCACCCTGCCGAGCGGCCAAACCGTGATGCAGGCGCTGCAGGAACTTTCCGACAAATAA
- a CDS encoding periplasmic heavy metal sensor, with the protein MNGKKFGIILTALATLALSASLAMARPGGPAGVRGGGYGPADCPGYGGGFMTQLTPEKQAAFQKLHDDYAAKTAQLRADLGVKRAELNALAVAQNPDQAKIDALTKEIGDMQGKLLAARTTFRIQVNKEIGPMGWGGRGMGGFHHRGAGYGPCGGGF; encoded by the coding sequence ATGAACGGCAAGAAATTCGGCATCATCCTGACCGCGCTGGCCACCCTGGCCCTTTCCGCTTCCCTGGCCATGGCCCGCCCCGGCGGCCCCGCCGGCGTCAGAGGCGGCGGTTACGGCCCTGCGGACTGTCCGGGTTACGGCGGCGGCTTCATGACCCAGCTGACTCCGGAAAAGCAGGCCGCCTTCCAGAAGCTGCATGACGACTACGCGGCCAAGACCGCCCAGCTGCGCGCCGACCTCGGCGTCAAGCGGGCCGAACTCAACGCCCTGGCCGTGGCCCAGAACCCCGACCAGGCCAAGATCGACGCCCTGACCAAGGAAATCGGCGACATGCAGGGCAAGCTTTTGGCCGCCCGCACGACCTTCCGCATCCAGGTCAACAAGGAAATCGGCCCCATGGGTTGGGGCGGACGCGGCATGGGTGGCTTCCACCATCGCGGCGCAGGCTACGGCCCCTGCGGCGGCGGCTTCTAA